AGGTACAGCTGTTCGACCACGTCCTCGGTGAAGTACGTGATGCTTCGCAGTTCGTCGCCGACCGTCGTTCGACAGGTGCTGCGTAGCTCGTCCGCGAACTCGGGATCGATCTCGCTACCGTCCATGCGAGTAGACACCACAGCCTCGCTAATAGCGTCAGGGGTGTCGGCAGTGACTCGTAACCGGGTATCGGCGGGACCGATGGGCTCTTTTCGCCGGCTGAAGTAGCGCCGGCATGGTGATCCACGGGACGGACGGAGGGAGACCGTGAGCGAGACCTATCGGACCGTCGCAGCACCAGCGACGGCGCAGTTCGTCGTGCAGGGCTCGGAGTTCATCGGCCACGTCCGACCCGTCGACTCCGTCGAGGCCGCGGAGGCGTTCGTCGACGCCATCGCGGCGGAGTACGACGACGCCACGCACAACGTGCCCGCCTACCGGGTCCGGGCCGACGGCGACATGCTCCGGGAGTACGCGAGCGACGCGGGCGAACCGTCCGGTTCCGCCGGGAAACCCGCGCTGAACGTGCTCACCCAGCAGGAGATCGAGAACTGCGCGGTCGTCGTCACGCGCTACTACGGCGGGACGAACCTCGGCGTCGGCGGCCTCGTCCGGGCGTACTCCCGGGCGGTCAAGGAGGCCGTCGACGGGGCCGGCGTCGTCGAGGAACGTCCGCACGAGCGCGTCTCGATCACCGTCGCGTACGACGACTCCGGGACGGTACGGGGAATCCTGGAGAGCGAGGGCTACGAGTTCGAGGCCGACTACGAGGAGGTGGTATCGTTCGACGTCCGCGTTCCCGTCGCGGCAGCAGACGACCTCCGCGATCGGCTTCGCAGTGCAACGAGCGGGCGGGTCGACCTCGACTGACGCCCCGACGCCAGGTGTCTGGCTGCGTCGGAGACCCCGCGTTCGAGAGTTGGCGTTGGATCGAGCGCGTTCGCGTGCGGGTCAGGCGTCGCTGGGAACCGCCGTCCCGACGTCGGTGTCGGCCTCGTCGATCGACGCGCGCGATCGGTTGCGATAGGAGAGGCTGACGAGGATCGCCAGGCCGACGAGTCGCAGCGGGACGGTGATCGCGGTGACGGTCAGCGCCGAGGGAACGCCGAACAGCGCGAGGATCCCCTCGACGATGAGCAGGGGGATCTCCGGCACCATCAGCAGGATCGAGGCGATCGAGTAACTCCCTCGCGTGGCCGTCGAGACCGACGTGTACTGGTAGCCGATGATCGTCACGCCCAGCGCGTAGACGCCGAGGAACATTCCGAGCACCGGGATCACGACCTCCGGGAGGAAGAAGCCGAGATCGGTGATATCGGCCCAGCCGATGATCCACCAGTCGTCGACGTCGCCGCGAATCAGGAGGATACCGGGCGAGAAGACGAACGCGAACGGCACCAGGATCTTGTTCAGCGAGAGCAGGAACGCGACCGACGCGGTCTTGAGTTCGTCGGCCTTGGCGACCCCCGCGCCGGCGAAGGCGGCGACGGCGACGGGTGGCGTGACGTCAGCCATCAGCCCGAAGTAGAGCACGAAGAGGTGAGCGGCGAGGGCCACGATACCCGCCTCGACCAGCGGCGCCTCGAGCATCGCGATCAGGATGATGTACATGGCGGTCGTCGGCATCCCCATCCCGAAGATGATCGAGGCGACGCCCGTCAGCGAGAGCAGGATCAACATCGAACCACCGCTGACGGCGTCGATGAGCGCCGCGAGGTTCGGTCCGAGTCCGGTGACGCTAATGACCCCCGGCACGACGCCGGCTGCGGCGACGGCGACGACGACCGTCGTCGCGGTTCGCGCGCCGGAGTCCATCGACTTCAGGATGAAAGAGACGAACCGGTACGCCGTGTTGTCCGCCGCCTGCGGCCGGCCGAGCGCCGCCGCGGTCCGTTCGGCGCTCTCGTCGACGTCGTCTTCGAACTCGAGCAGGGACGTGTCCGAAGCGGGACGGATCAGCAGGAACGCGAAGCTGACGAGGATCACGATCGTCCCGAGGTCCGACGCTGCGGCGGCCACGGCGGCCTCGAGCGAGTACGTTTCGGTCGCCACCTCGACGCCCCCCACCGCCTGTATCGCGCCCGCGAGGCCGGTGCCGGCGACCGCGTACGCCGCCGCTTGGGCGAGGAAGGCCGCCGTGATCGTCGCCAGCAGCGGAACGCGAGTGCGCTCGCCGTAGGCTGCGACGACCGCGATCAGGGCGATAATGGCGACGATGGTGTACCAGCCCGCGCGGCCGATCGAGAGGCGGGCGACGATGAGGAAGTACAGCAGGAGGACGATCGGGATCAGGTAGAACCAGCCCTCGCGGAGCCGCGAGCGAGCGTCGGGAAGCTGTCCTCGCGGGAGGCCGCCGATGCCGCCCCGGACCGCCTCGAAGTGGACCATGATCCACATCCCGAAGAAGAACGCGATCGCGGGCAGGGTGGCGGCGATGATGACGTCCGCGTACGGAACTCCGAGGTACTCGACGATCAGGAACGCGGCGGCACCCATCACCGGCGGGAGCATCTGGCCGCCCGAGGAGGCCGAGGACTCGACCGCACCGGAGAACTCGGGGGTGTAGCCGGACCGCTTCATCAGCGGAATCGTGAACGCACCCGTCGTGACGGTGTTGGCGATCGACGACCCCGAGAGCATTCCCATGAAGCCGCTCGAGACGACGCTCGCCTTGGCGGGACCGCCCTTCTTCGTCCCGGTCAGCGAGTACGCCAGGTCGATGAACCACTTGCCGGCGCCGCTCATCTCCAGGAAGGCTCCGAAGAGGATGAAGATGTAGATGAACCGGACGCTGACGGTGACGGGTGTGCTCATGACCCCCGCCTCGACCGTGTACCAGAGGTTGTAGACGATGTTCCCCCAGGTCGTAGGCTGAATCGCCAGCGCGCCGATCGCCGAATCGCGGGGGACGAGATACCCCCACCTCGCGTAGACGATGAAGAACGCGACCAGCGACATGAGCAGGACGCCGAGCGTTCGTCGGGTCGCCTCGAGCACCAGCAGAATGCCGAGGACGCCGAGCAAGAAGGCGTAGGACACCTCGGAAAGCGGGATACCGATCGCGGCGAGCGCCGTCACG
The nucleotide sequence above comes from Halosolutus halophilus. Encoded proteins:
- a CDS encoding IMPACT family protein → MSETYRTVAAPATAQFVVQGSEFIGHVRPVDSVEAAEAFVDAIAAEYDDATHNVPAYRVRADGDMLREYASDAGEPSGSAGKPALNVLTQQEIENCAVVVTRYYGGTNLGVGGLVRAYSRAVKEAVDGAGVVEERPHERVSITVAYDDSGTVRGILESEGYEFEADYEEVVSFDVRVPVAAADDLRDRLRSATSGRVDLD
- a CDS encoding TRAP transporter permease; its protein translation is MSVDTPDTDALSDEEQEEILQEVERRRSHRGLTAGLVALIGIAFSAFQLWLAARGRQFGGTLPLVGEFQIVSLQQLQINAIHVTFALVLAFLLFPGSRGDGFVARRLGAIEPEVRRRFGPDSAATRVVERLGDGARWAFVDPELSRITPVDVVLIFLSLLPPYYMVTEFNEEIRQIPIFGIAAARPIQEVYPFLEPIVTALAAIGIPLSEVSYAFLLGVLGILLVLEATRRTLGVLLMSLVAFFIVYARWGYLVPRDSAIGALAIQPTTWGNIVYNLWYTVEAGVMSTPVTVSVRFIYIFILFGAFLEMSGAGKWFIDLAYSLTGTKKGGPAKASVVSSGFMGMLSGSSIANTVTTGAFTIPLMKRSGYTPEFSGAVESSASSGGQMLPPVMGAAAFLIVEYLGVPYADVIIAATLPAIAFFFGMWIMVHFEAVRGGIGGLPRGQLPDARSRLREGWFYLIPIVLLLYFLIVARLSIGRAGWYTIVAIIALIAVVAAYGERTRVPLLATITAAFLAQAAAYAVAGTGLAGAIQAVGGVEVATETYSLEAAVAAAASDLGTIVILVSFAFLLIRPASDTSLLEFEDDVDESAERTAAALGRPQAADNTAYRFVSFILKSMDSGARTATTVVVAVAAAGVVPGVISVTGLGPNLAALIDAVSGGSMLILLSLTGVASIIFGMGMPTTAMYIILIAMLEAPLVEAGIVALAAHLFVLYFGLMADVTPPVAVAAFAGAGVAKADELKTASVAFLLSLNKILVPFAFVFSPGILLIRGDVDDWWIIGWADITDLGFFLPEVVIPVLGMFLGVYALGVTIIGYQYTSVSTATRGSYSIASILLMVPEIPLLIVEGILALFGVPSALTVTAITVPLRLVGLAILVSLSYRNRSRASIDEADTDVGTAVPSDA